One segment of Sandaracinaceae bacterium DNA contains the following:
- a CDS encoding AAA family ATPase codes for MTRSVERQRSALERFRGFFEELRGVFVEREDVLTQMALALLSREHVLITGPPGTGKSRLAASVVGRVVHADTGEPSLFAKQFTESTVQTELIGPVDFRTLTETGRTEHFTDEGMLGTVHAFLDEVLDGRDMLLRSTLNILEERELKQGTKITPGRIECAVMTTNRYLTEVLEDSRQTLLAFVDRIAFVSFIPRGFAKSEQLERVVTSVLDHGLRLDGRLTVEDVDALQEMASEVVVPEHVARAVVSLSRDFEERAGQLERSDPTFTATRYFSTRAFIRLAELLRSIVVFDKATARPDRALTAALDDLGPLRLAMMLAGPDPDDLEALLEHETDPRERRQLTIMQAELALFRECLGRVGSEAPPEEEPAAAPEAPAAEPPKSDAQRVLSDAVMALTLRPGDLDGIERVITAAATLEASEPGSRTAALGSRGRALEALSEAVGLGALAADGAPTREAALRHLAAMERASALRETLLAAEVSGVDAAATRARFDEGVSHLSRHLEATADQLAHDAVRAHLEVAEVGRLGAVLGAFEPLLLSLRELDARLAALGGPTDPPPSALVLGRRIAPSLRATYASLERPDRRAVSSVVDDAIGRLDALGLAGAVPLEEHLTWIAEALVRGEPAPPSPLPEPDFEGYRTLRGVEDRTPICYALAELVLVLVARGVTEVEPGLAALAGVAADLPEPLRAELADIDLDRAERAAGFFESWRDRRVERDALLTVCFEEGAALRFALENRLVATLLPEHASRAESLSARFRALADGLRTDAESERRLAIDARWEALTGS; via the coding sequence ATGACGCGCTCGGTGGAGAGACAGCGCTCGGCGCTCGAGCGATTCCGGGGCTTCTTCGAGGAGCTGCGCGGGGTCTTCGTCGAGCGGGAAGACGTGCTCACCCAGATGGCGCTCGCGCTCCTGTCGAGGGAGCACGTGCTCATCACCGGGCCGCCCGGCACGGGCAAGAGCCGGCTCGCGGCCTCGGTGGTCGGGCGGGTGGTGCACGCCGACACGGGTGAGCCGAGCCTCTTCGCCAAGCAGTTCACCGAGAGCACGGTGCAGACCGAGCTGATCGGACCGGTCGACTTTCGCACGCTGACCGAGACCGGACGCACCGAGCACTTCACCGACGAGGGCATGCTCGGCACGGTGCACGCCTTCCTCGACGAGGTGCTCGACGGTCGCGACATGCTGCTCCGCTCGACCCTCAACATCCTCGAGGAGCGCGAGCTGAAGCAGGGCACGAAGATCACGCCCGGCCGGATCGAGTGCGCGGTGATGACCACCAACCGCTACCTCACCGAGGTGCTCGAGGACAGCCGCCAGACGCTCCTCGCGTTCGTCGACCGCATCGCCTTCGTCAGCTTCATCCCGCGCGGCTTCGCCAAGTCCGAGCAACTCGAGCGCGTGGTCACGTCGGTGCTCGATCACGGGTTGCGGCTCGACGGCCGGCTGACGGTCGAGGACGTCGACGCGCTCCAGGAGATGGCGTCCGAGGTCGTGGTGCCCGAGCACGTCGCGCGCGCGGTGGTCTCGCTCTCGCGCGACTTCGAGGAGCGGGCCGGGCAGCTCGAGCGCTCCGACCCGACCTTCACCGCCACGCGCTACTTCTCGACCCGCGCCTTCATCCGGCTCGCGGAGCTGCTGCGCTCCATCGTGGTGTTCGACAAGGCGACGGCGCGTCCCGATCGTGCCCTCACCGCCGCGCTCGACGACCTCGGCCCGCTGCGGCTCGCGATGATGCTCGCGGGCCCAGACCCCGACGACCTCGAGGCGCTGCTCGAGCACGAGACCGACCCGCGCGAGCGGAGGCAGCTCACCATCATGCAGGCCGAGCTGGCGCTCTTCCGCGAGTGCCTCGGGCGGGTGGGATCCGAGGCGCCGCCGGAGGAGGAGCCCGCCGCCGCGCCCGAGGCGCCGGCGGCCGAGCCGCCGAAGTCCGACGCGCAGCGCGTCCTGTCCGACGCGGTGATGGCGTTGACGCTGCGGCCGGGCGATCTCGACGGCATCGAGCGCGTGATCACCGCGGCGGCGACGCTCGAGGCGTCGGAGCCCGGGTCACGCACGGCCGCGCTCGGGTCGCGCGGTAGAGCCCTCGAGGCGCTCTCCGAGGCGGTCGGGCTCGGCGCGCTCGCGGCGGACGGCGCGCCCACGCGCGAGGCCGCGCTGCGCCACCTCGCGGCGATGGAGCGCGCGTCCGCGCTGCGCGAGACGCTGCTCGCGGCCGAGGTGAGCGGCGTCGACGCGGCGGCCACGCGGGCGCGCTTCGACGAGGGCGTCTCGCATCTCTCGCGTCACCTCGAGGCGACCGCCGACCAGCTGGCGCACGACGCGGTCCGAGCCCACCTCGAGGTGGCCGAGGTCGGTCGGCTCGGCGCCGTGCTCGGGGCGTTCGAGCCGCTCCTGTTGTCGCTGCGTGAGCTCGACGCGCGGCTCGCCGCGCTGGGTGGGCCGACGGACCCGCCGCCGAGCGCGCTCGTGCTCGGGCGTCGCATCGCGCCCTCACTGCGGGCCACGTACGCCAGCCTCGAGAGGCCCGATCGCCGCGCCGTCTCGTCTGTCGTGGACGACGCGATCGGTCGGCTCGACGCGCTCGGGCTGGCGGGCGCGGTTCCGCTCGAGGAGCACCTGACGTGGATCGCCGAAGCGCTCGTGCGCGGCGAGCCCGCGCCTCCGTCGCCGCTGCCCGAGCCGGACTTCGAGGGCTACCGGACGCTCCGTGGCGTCGAGGATCGCACGCCCATTTGCTACGCGCTGGCCGAGCTCGTCCTCGTGCTCGTCGCGCGCGGCGTCACGGAGGTGGAGCCCGGCCTGGCCGCGCTCGCCGGCGTCGCGGCGGACCTCCCGGAGCCGCTGCGCGCCGAGCTGGCCGACATCGACCTCGATCGCGCCGAGCGAGCCGCGGGCTTCTTCGAGTCCTGGCGCGATCGGCGCGTCGAGCGCGACGCGCTCCTCACGGTCTGCTTCGAGGAGGGCGCGGCGCTCCGCTTCGCGCTCGAGAACCGACTCGTGGCCACCCTGCTCCCCGAGCACGCGTCGCGCGCCGAGAGCCTCTCCGCGCGCTTCCGCGCTCTCGCCGACGGTCTACGCACCGACGCGGAGTCCGAGCGCCGCCTCGCCATCGACGCGCGCTGGGAGGCGCTCACCGGCTCGTGA
- a CDS encoding vWA domain-containing protein has protein sequence MSRASGRLDAIGARLTQLWSDPAALQRSASWIRRAWLRVSAARGPRFASDAMRAFGEGPPTLERWDAHREAITVELEENVERLERAAQVDGEVPSAILSWLFGVRQWVEVMERAKDGPAKHARLALTRGLASRARLGPLAGDDPGETLALAGVDALLAEAAQETERVGRRRRLLEAARRVLLDAEASAPTRDGFAARRDVIAEELLHLGRLEAAGVRPDVDVSHQLVTRLRGRRADAAVTSAAFVYLRAGLRGPVPAAVTALAGQLEDARGFDGPIPDAVSSAVERGYRRAREQNDARLETAGPADALGLRRRRQYLTVDAHLSLLRMALGVDGVFDVGGGLERERVEEVSPTVDLVPYPTQELELREADGPGDVPRAIIDDPRLLVHHLATRRLLVRRYLRRGQATRERSGVRAAVRFYLLDGSTSMRGARARMRDAILVAELASLVSRLERPSGRVRSLLYYRFFNSAAEVTRRVASIPDALEAIEEILGAARTGGTDIEGALVDSLDLIEANRASDVELSRAQIVLVTDGLAEVDPAMIRGVQERLAIPVRVSALVLGEESPALRLLAAEQRQAGLRVLYQHVPDAQLESWEHEGQRAAWPSFAAGEVAPEAIDHALDELAALSDGSEPLDLAPEALGEAYAELGLELEEGARARIEAARRDLRSLRRRFDRLFPALDADVARLPDPDDLEATLVLDALGVVAEVLALSCSDELTAKSDAIAIFERLLQDRGLTPARYLALAREHPDRVGPAVDAVRALTGAR, from the coding sequence GTGAGCCGGGCGTCCGGCCGCCTCGACGCGATCGGGGCGCGGCTCACCCAGCTCTGGTCGGACCCGGCCGCGCTGCAGCGGAGCGCGAGCTGGATCCGGCGGGCGTGGCTCCGCGTCAGCGCGGCGCGCGGCCCTCGCTTCGCCTCGGACGCGATGCGCGCCTTTGGAGAGGGGCCGCCCACGCTCGAGCGCTGGGACGCGCACCGCGAGGCGATCACGGTCGAGCTGGAGGAGAACGTCGAGCGTCTCGAGCGAGCCGCGCAGGTCGACGGCGAGGTCCCGTCCGCCATCCTCAGCTGGCTCTTCGGGGTGCGCCAGTGGGTCGAGGTGATGGAGCGCGCGAAGGACGGCCCCGCGAAGCACGCGCGCCTCGCGCTCACCCGCGGGCTGGCGAGCCGCGCGCGCCTCGGGCCGCTCGCGGGCGACGACCCGGGCGAGACCCTCGCGCTCGCCGGCGTCGACGCGCTCCTCGCGGAGGCCGCGCAGGAGACCGAGCGGGTGGGGCGGCGTCGCCGCCTGCTCGAGGCCGCGCGTCGCGTCCTGCTCGACGCCGAGGCGTCTGCGCCGACCCGAGACGGCTTCGCCGCGCGCCGCGACGTCATCGCGGAGGAGCTGCTCCACCTCGGGCGCCTCGAGGCGGCGGGCGTCCGCCCCGACGTCGACGTCTCCCATCAGCTCGTCACCCGCCTCCGGGGCCGGCGCGCGGACGCGGCCGTCACCAGCGCGGCGTTCGTCTATCTCCGCGCCGGCCTCCGCGGCCCCGTCCCCGCCGCCGTCACCGCGCTCGCGGGCCAGCTCGAGGACGCGCGCGGCTTCGACGGGCCCATCCCGGACGCCGTCTCGAGCGCGGTCGAGCGCGGCTACCGACGCGCGCGGGAACAGAACGACGCCAGGCTCGAGACCGCCGGACCCGCCGACGCGCTCGGACTGCGTCGACGTCGCCAGTACCTCACGGTCGACGCGCACCTCTCACTGCTCCGCATGGCGCTCGGCGTGGACGGCGTCTTCGACGTCGGCGGCGGGCTCGAGCGGGAGCGGGTCGAGGAGGTCTCGCCCACCGTCGACCTCGTCCCGTATCCCACCCAGGAGCTCGAGCTCCGCGAGGCCGACGGTCCGGGCGACGTGCCGCGCGCGATCATCGACGACCCGCGCTTGCTCGTGCACCACCTCGCCACGCGCCGGCTCCTCGTCCGACGCTATCTCCGCCGCGGCCAGGCCACGCGGGAGCGGAGCGGCGTGCGCGCGGCGGTGCGCTTCTATCTCCTCGACGGCTCCACCTCCATGCGCGGCGCGCGTGCGCGCATGCGCGACGCCATCCTCGTGGCCGAGCTCGCGTCGCTCGTCTCGCGCCTCGAGCGGCCGAGCGGCCGCGTGCGCAGCCTCCTCTACTATCGCTTCTTCAACTCCGCGGCCGAGGTCACGCGCCGCGTCGCGTCGATCCCCGACGCGCTCGAGGCCATCGAGGAGATCCTCGGCGCGGCGCGCACGGGGGGCACCGACATCGAGGGCGCGCTCGTCGACTCGCTCGATCTCATCGAAGCCAACCGCGCGTCCGACGTGGAGCTCTCGCGCGCCCAGATCGTGCTCGTCACCGACGGCCTCGCGGAGGTCGACCCCGCCATGATCCGCGGCGTCCAGGAGCGCCTCGCCATCCCCGTCCGCGTCAGCGCGCTCGTGCTCGGGGAGGAGAGCCCGGCGCTGCGCCTGCTAGCGGCCGAGCAACGGCAAGCGGGCCTGCGGGTCCTCTACCAGCACGTGCCCGACGCCCAGCTGGAGTCCTGGGAGCACGAGGGCCAGCGCGCGGCCTGGCCGAGCTTCGCCGCGGGGGAGGTCGCCCCCGAGGCGATCGACCACGCGCTCGACGAGCTGGCCGCGCTCTCCGACGGGAGCGAGCCGCTCGATCTCGCCCCCGAAGCGCTCGGAGAGGCCTACGCGGAGCTGGGGCTCGAGCTCGAGGAGGGCGCACGCGCGCGCATCGAAGCCGCGCGTCGCGACCTCCGATCGCTCCGCCGCCGCTTCGACCGGCTCTTCCCTGCGCTGGACGCCGACGTCGCCCGCCTCCCGGATCCGGATGACCTCGAGGCCACCCTCGTGCTCGACGCCCTCGGGGTGGTCGCCGAGGTCCTCGCGCTCTCCTGCTCGGACGAGCTGACGGCCAAGTCGGACGCGATCGCCATCTTCGAGCGCCTGCTCCAGGACCGCGGCCTCACCCCCGCCCGCTACCTCGCCCTCGCCCGTGAGCACCCCGACCGGGTCGGCCCCGCCGTCGACGCCGTTCGGGCGCTCACCGGCGCTCGATGA
- a CDS encoding phage holin family protein, which yields MSAISRDTSLLVDQELELFKREMDARITRVEKQGAMLGAGSLVAYVGVLALTAALILGLATTMSGWIAALIVGVAYAAIGGAMVVRGKRKLAEAELTPKKTIQSVKTDAWTLKEAAR from the coding sequence ATGAGCGCGATCTCGCGGGACACCTCGCTCCTGGTCGACCAGGAGCTCGAGCTGTTCAAGCGCGAGATGGACGCGCGGATCACGCGTGTGGAGAAGCAAGGTGCGATGCTCGGCGCGGGGAGCCTGGTCGCCTACGTGGGCGTGCTGGCGCTGACCGCCGCCCTGATCCTCGGGCTCGCCACCACGATGAGCGGCTGGATCGCCGCGTTGATCGTGGGCGTGGCCTACGCCGCCATCGGCGGCGCGATGGTCGTGCGCGGCAAGCGGAAGCTGGCCGAGGCCGAGCTGACACCGAAGAAGACGATCCAGAGCGTGAAGACGGACGCCTGGACCCTGAAGGAGGCCGCGCGATGA
- a CDS encoding iron-containing redox enzyme family protein: MQTRRDAETTDPSQLHRELYAMNVRRLRPSSPAAPFDPAADVRWREAEERFLQAERAAVADRARAAPPDPAGFVAWFGELRAAGPGQHDELFDWLAASATREDMQWFLGQELATEAGFDDLVALTQRRMPTRAKLELANNYWDEMGRGRESAMHGPMLDALTEELEVGGLRVEPCWESLALCNTLMGLAYNRRWAFHSVGALGAVELTAPDRCAKVKDGLARLRVSKLARRYYSLHEHIDEKHYAQWADEVLAPLVEEAPERAPWIAEGALMRLTAGARTFERYRAELWRPARAGVRAGADRLAVAS; the protein is encoded by the coding sequence ATGCAGACTCGACGCGACGCCGAGACGACGGATCCTTCGCAGCTCCACCGGGAGCTGTACGCGATGAACGTGCGACGGCTCCGGCCCAGCTCCCCCGCGGCCCCCTTCGACCCTGCCGCCGACGTGCGCTGGCGCGAGGCGGAGGAGCGGTTCCTCCAGGCGGAGCGCGCCGCCGTCGCGGACCGCGCACGCGCGGCGCCTCCGGACCCGGCGGGCTTCGTCGCGTGGTTCGGGGAGCTCCGCGCCGCGGGTCCCGGTCAGCACGACGAGCTCTTCGACTGGCTCGCCGCGTCGGCCACTCGAGAAGACATGCAGTGGTTCCTCGGGCAGGAGCTGGCCACCGAGGCGGGCTTCGACGACCTCGTGGCGCTCACCCAGCGGCGCATGCCGACGCGGGCCAAGCTGGAGCTCGCCAACAACTACTGGGACGAGATGGGCCGAGGCCGGGAGTCGGCCATGCACGGACCGATGCTCGACGCGCTCACCGAAGAGCTGGAGGTGGGCGGCCTGCGGGTCGAGCCCTGCTGGGAGTCCCTTGCCTTGTGCAATACGCTGATGGGCCTCGCCTACAATCGGCGTTGGGCCTTCCACTCGGTCGGCGCGCTCGGCGCCGTGGAGCTCACCGCTCCCGACCGATGCGCCAAGGTGAAGGATGGCCTCGCTCGGCTCCGCGTGAGCAAGCTCGCGCGGCGCTACTACAGCCTTCACGAGCACATCGACGAGAAGCACTACGCGCAGTGGGCCGACGAGGTGCTGGCGCCCCTGGTGGAGGAGGCGCCAGAGCGCGCGCCATGGATCGCGGAGGGTGCGCTCATGCGTCTGACGGCCGGCGCCCGGACCTTCGAGCGCTACCGGGCGGAGCTGTGGAGGCCGGCCCGGGCGGGCGTTCGAGCCGGAGCAGATCGTCTCGCCGTGGCGTCGTGA
- a CDS encoding Ku protein, with product MPDDVRGFWSGTLTFGLVSIPVELFPAVRSQRPSLRMLSPEGVPLSRVYFGADDAPLSSEQIVRGAPVEEGFVVLSDEELDALEPERSRDIHLRRFVPRDAIGPAWLKRSYFLAPASESTRSYAVLAATMEKRGHAGIATFVMRGTEYLVAIFADDGILRAETLRFADELRSAEDVGLADPPSGDASQAKSMRAALKKLEVKRLDEDEVTDPRAEALRELVEEKLAAGTDVVVAPGADEETSEDPEEPTDLVAVLKARLKAAETDAPAGKKKRATSGEDLASRTKDELYERAQALDIDGRSRMTKAQLIASIEKAQAA from the coding sequence ATGCCGGATGACGTCCGCGGGTTCTGGAGCGGCACCCTCACCTTCGGGCTCGTCTCGATCCCGGTCGAGCTCTTCCCCGCCGTCCGCAGCCAGCGACCGAGCCTCCGGATGCTGAGCCCCGAGGGGGTCCCGCTCTCTCGCGTGTACTTCGGCGCCGACGACGCGCCGCTGTCGTCCGAGCAGATCGTGCGCGGCGCGCCGGTCGAAGAGGGGTTCGTCGTCCTGAGCGACGAGGAGCTGGACGCCCTCGAGCCGGAGCGCTCTCGCGACATCCACCTCCGACGGTTCGTGCCGCGAGACGCCATCGGTCCGGCCTGGTTGAAGCGCTCTTACTTCCTCGCGCCGGCGAGCGAGTCCACGCGCTCCTACGCGGTGCTCGCGGCGACCATGGAGAAGCGAGGTCACGCGGGGATCGCGACGTTCGTGATGCGGGGCACGGAGTACCTCGTCGCGATCTTCGCCGACGACGGCATCCTCCGCGCCGAGACGCTCCGCTTCGCGGACGAGCTGCGCAGCGCAGAGGACGTCGGGCTCGCGGACCCGCCCTCGGGGGACGCCTCGCAGGCGAAGTCCATGCGGGCTGCCCTGAAGAAGCTCGAGGTGAAGCGCCTCGACGAGGACGAGGTCACCGATCCCCGCGCCGAGGCCCTCCGTGAGCTCGTGGAGGAGAAGCTCGCCGCGGGCACGGACGTGGTCGTCGCGCCGGGCGCGGACGAGGAGACGTCCGAGGATCCCGAGGAGCCCACCGACCTCGTCGCCGTGCTCAAGGCGCGCCTGAAGGCGGCCGAGACCGACGCGCCGGCCGGGAAGAAGAAGCGCGCGACCTCGGGCGAGGACCTCGCGTCACGGACCAAAGACGAGCTCTACGAGCGCGCGCAGGCCCTCGACATCGACGGGCGCAGCCGGATGACCAAGGCGCAGCTCATCGCCTCGATCGAGAAGGCGCAGGCCGCGTAG